One Erwinia sp. SLM-02 genomic window carries:
- the pepQ gene encoding Xaa-Pro dipeptidase, whose protein sequence is MESLVTLYQEHLKTLQQRAQQVLARHNLDAMLIHSGELLTVFLDDHSYPFKVNPQFKAWVPVTQVPNCWLWIDGVSKPKLWFYSPVDYWHNVEPLPQSFWTSEIDIIALKNADDIAQLLPAERQHAAYIGPATARAAQLGFSADSINPAGVLNYLHYHRSHKTSYELYCMRQAQKIAVSGHRAAKEAFLSGMSEFDINIAYLSATGHRDTDVPYDNIIALNEHAAVLHYTKLAHQVPEHRRSFLIDAGAEYQGYAADLTRTYAASESSEYAQLVKDMNAEELALIATMKAGVRYTEYHQQMHFRLAGLLLKHQLVKGISAEAMVKEDITGPFMPHGVGHPLGLQVHDVAGFMQDDRGTHQAAPAQYPYLRCTRILEPGMVLTIEPGIYFIDSLLEPWRSGKFSQHFDWGKIDALKPYGGIRIEDNVVIHANRVENMTRDLHLS, encoded by the coding sequence ATGGAATCACTGGTAACGCTTTATCAGGAGCATCTAAAAACGCTGCAGCAGCGTGCGCAGCAGGTACTGGCGCGCCATAATCTTGATGCAATGTTGATTCATTCTGGGGAACTGCTGACGGTGTTCCTCGACGATCACAGCTATCCGTTCAAGGTTAATCCTCAGTTTAAAGCCTGGGTGCCGGTGACGCAGGTTCCCAACTGCTGGTTATGGATTGATGGCGTCAGTAAGCCGAAACTGTGGTTCTACTCACCGGTGGACTACTGGCATAACGTAGAGCCGCTGCCACAGAGCTTCTGGACCAGTGAGATCGATATTATTGCTCTTAAAAATGCTGATGACATCGCGCAGCTGCTGCCAGCCGAACGCCAACATGCCGCGTATATTGGACCGGCTACCGCGCGTGCGGCGCAGCTGGGTTTCAGCGCAGACTCGATTAACCCAGCCGGCGTGCTTAATTATCTGCACTACCACCGGTCCCATAAGACCAGCTACGAGCTTTACTGCATGCGGCAGGCGCAGAAGATTGCGGTCAGCGGTCATCGTGCGGCGAAAGAAGCCTTCCTGTCCGGCATGAGCGAGTTCGACATTAATATCGCCTATCTTAGCGCGACGGGGCACCGGGATACGGATGTTCCCTATGACAATATCATTGCCCTCAATGAGCATGCCGCGGTGCTGCACTACACCAAACTGGCGCATCAGGTACCGGAACACCGGCGCAGTTTTCTGATCGACGCCGGCGCCGAATATCAGGGCTATGCGGCCGATCTGACCCGCACCTATGCCGCGAGTGAAAGCAGCGAGTATGCGCAGCTGGTTAAAGATATGAATGCGGAAGAGCTGGCGCTTATCGCCACGATGAAAGCCGGCGTGCGCTACACCGAATATCATCAGCAGATGCATTTCCGCCTTGCCGGCCTGTTGCTTAAACATCAGCTGGTGAAAGGGATCAGCGCCGAAGCCATGGTGAAAGAAGATATCACCGGACCCTTTATGCCACACGGGGTCGGCCACCCGCTGGGATTACAGGTGCACGACGTCGCCGGATTTATGCAGGATGACCGCGGCACCCACCAGGCGGCACCTGCACAGTATCCTTATCTTCGCTGTACGCGCATTCTGGAGCCGGGCATGGTACTCACTATTGAACCGGGGATTTATTTCATCGACTCCTTGCTGGAACCCTGGCGCAGCGGTAAGTTCAGCCAGCACTTCGACTGGGGTAAGATTGACGCGCTGAAACCCTATGGCGGTATTCGTATTGAGGATAACGT